From the Longimicrobium sp. genome, the window CGGTGGTCACCTCGTGCCGGGACGACGGCACCGCGGCCGGGCTCACCGTGAGCGCCGTGTCGTCGGTGTCGCTGCGCCCCATGCTGGTGCTGGCGTGCGTCGACCGGGCCTCGCAGACGCACGCGCTCATCCAGCAGGCCGGCTACTTCGCCGTCAGCTTCCTGGCCGAGGGGCGCGGCGAAACCATCGCCCGGCGCTTCGGCACGGGCGGCCCGGCCGAGGAGAAGTTCCGCGGCACCCCGTGGCACGCGGAAAGCACCGGGGCCCCGGTGCTCGACGACGCGCTGGCCTGGGTGGACTGCCGCGTGCACGCCGCCCTTCCCGGCGGCGACCACACCATCTTCATCGGCGAAGTGCTCTCCGCCGGTGCGCGCGAAGGAACCCCGCTGCTGTACTATCGTGGAGGATACGGCC encodes:
- a CDS encoding flavin reductase family protein, which encodes MIDESEFRRVMGHFATGVAVVTSCRDDGTAAGLTVSAVSSVSLRPMLVLACVDRASQTHALIQQAGYFAVSFLAEGRGETIARRFGTGGPAEEKFRGTPWHAESTGAPVLDDALAWVDCRVHAALPGGDHTIFIGEVLSAGAREGTPLLYYRGGYGRFSH